The following coding sequences are from one Bradyrhizobium sp. 200 window:
- a CDS encoding Rrf2 family transcriptional regulator has translation MRLTSFTDFALRALMRLAGEPGRSFATNEIAAEFGISRNHLAKVVRDLAGSGFISTQRGGGGGFTLARPAQSITIGEVVRAMEGPPLVECFREDGGNCVLMPRCRLKAKLAAAREAFMRELDSTTLAECAYPASASRSPAHA, from the coding sequence CGCCTTGATGCGGCTGGCGGGCGAACCCGGTCGTTCCTTCGCCACCAATGAAATCGCGGCCGAGTTCGGCATCTCCCGCAACCATCTGGCCAAGGTGGTACGCGACCTCGCCGGTAGCGGCTTCATTTCGACCCAGCGCGGCGGCGGCGGCGGCTTCACGCTGGCCCGTCCCGCCCAGTCGATTACCATCGGCGAAGTGGTGCGCGCGATGGAAGGGCCGCCGCTGGTCGAATGTTTTCGCGAAGATGGCGGCAATTGCGTGCTGATGCCGCGCTGCCGGCTGAAGGCAAAGCTCGCCGCCGCGCGCGAAGCCTTCATGCGCGAGCTCGATTCCACGACACTGGCGGAATGTGCCTATCCCGCGAGCGCCAGCCGGAGCCCGGCGCACGCATGA